gggaggtagGAAGGAAGAGGGTGAGGCTATCAAAGGGCAAAAGGAGGGAGCCTTATGGTGACGGAAATGTTCTGACAGAACAATGTCAGTATCATGGTTGTGATATTGTATGtactacagttttaaaaaaatacttatttatttagctgtgccaggtcttagtcgcggcatgcagaatctttagttgcggcatgtgggatctagttccctgaaggGGGATCGAACTGGggtcccctgccttgggagcacagagtattagccactggaccaccagggaagtccctgtactacAGTTTTCAAGATATTACCATTGGGGAAAATTGGGTAACGAGTACATAGAATCTCTgtcttatttcttacaactgcatgtgaatcaataattatctcaaaataaaaagtttaatttttaaaagtctacctgaaatttaaaaaaatatctttgcaagtaattctacttttaaaaaaagaaaagaaaaaatagaaaatacaatctTTAAGCCCATTATGTTGCAAGTAACAATTCCAATACCAAtcagtttaagaaataaataagaggATTTTTGGCTCACTGAACTTCAAAATTGGTTTGATACAGCATTTCAATGATgccaaggagatttttttttcattatacctCTCCTGACATTAGCTTCATCCTAAGGCCAGATCCCCTTGTGATAACAAGATGGGTGCCAACAGCTCACCTGGGGTTACATATTTCCTTGTCTACAGCCAAAGAAAGTATGTATACCTCAAGCATCCAACAGAGGTCTTGGGCTTCGTTATGAAAGGACCAACTTACTTCCTGTGACTGTGCTTGGACCAATCACTCTGACCATGGAATACCCTGACCAGCTGTATCAGGGTACTTGTCAAAGGGGAGGAAGTCTAGTGGCTGACTTAGGTTCACTCATGCAGCTGGGATAGAGTTATTCGCACGAAAAATTCTAAGGATGGGGTAGGAGtaatttctcaaaagaaaaaaaagaggaaaagctgAATAGGTCTTGAGTAGACCTCCAACTAACGACTTCTGctcaaactctttaaaaatgaacCACAACCAGAGCCCTGAATTGGATTTCTTTGGATGCATGCAACAGAAATCAACTCTACCTACCTTAATCCAAAACAGACTTCTTGGAAAGATGCAGAAGCTCATGGGGTACAAGTGAACACTGGAAATCCAGGACTGCTCAGGGATTAGGTAGGCTGAGGAGTTAGTAGCAGGAACTATTCTACAGCTTTTCCTGAGCACTTTGTTGAAATGAATCAAGTCCAgttctattttctcttcttttgtcccCTCATTCACCATTTGAAATCCTAGGAGAGGGAGTATGGTTGTCCATGATTAGGTCACATCTCTGGGCTGAACTCAGGTGGTAACAGGAAGGATCTAGTGGAAGGAACTTCCAAAGACATTTTGGTTTCCAAAGCAAGAGGCCAGAATACCTACTGCCATCAAGTTTGCACTAATCTGGGGAGGTGTAATCTCTTAAAAGGAAATGGGGGTCCTCTTATTTTAGAGGAACAGATGCTGGATATATAAATTGCAAATATTCATCTTAGGTATTTATTAGATGATAAAAAATGTGAGATGGCACAAAGCAGCATTCAAATGAAAAGTATAAAGTGAATTTCCCTGAAAAGCAAGAAAGattgaaaataagtaaaagaagatTTCAACTCAAGAAGGTAGAAAGGGAACATGAAAATAAGctcatcagaaaataaaaaatgctgtaaatcaactatacttcaataaaataaattttagggacttccctggtagtccagtggttaggactctgtgctcccaatgcagggggcccgggttccatccctggtcggggaactatatcccacacgccgcaactaagagcccgcatgctgcaactaaaaaaacaGGTCCCACattcccgcatgccacaatggagatcccgtgtgccacagctaagacctggtgcagccaagtaaataaagaaataaacaaaaaaaattttttaaagacaatgctttaaaaataaattagtttaaaaaagaaaataagctcaAAGTATGAGAAATTATTAAAGATAAAGGTAGACATCTGTCATCAAATAAAAAACCCCAACAATTGactagtaaaaataataaatctggtTCTTTAGTCCAATAAAATAGACCAATCTTTGGCAAGTCTGCTGACTAAAGAAAGAAGGGCagggaggaagacagaaaagagaaagagcaaaaatacaaataaacaacatTAGGGGTCATAACTACAGATATGGAGATTTTAACAAATGATAAAAGTATAAAATGCTCAAACTTGCAATAATAAATTGAACTGccacatgaaatattttattagaaaaatatcaGTTACCAAAATTGACTCAAGATGTAGAAACTTCAATAGACAAACAATTAGAGTAGGAATTGGAAAGGTATTCAAGGAGCTTTCCCCCAAATGTCATCAGGTCCAGACGGTTTCATAGGTGAATTCCACCAAAACTGCATGGAAAATCCCTATGATCTCTAACTTTTCCAGAGGCTCTAAAAATTTCCAACTTATTTTACAAGGCCAGTATAACTCtgacaacaaaacaaaagaacagaataagACAAAGTCCCCTCAGAAGAAATCTATGGGCCACTCCTATCTTCTAACTTCGATGTAAAAGTTCTAAATAAAATGTGAGCAAACCAacctataattatatttatttatttatttatttatttttgcggtacgcgggcctctcactgttgtggcctctaccgttgcgcaggagcacaggctccagacgcccaggctcagcggccatggctcacgggcccagccgctccgcggcatgtgggatcttcccggaccggggcacgaacccgtgtcccctgcatcagcaggcggactctcaaccactgcaccaccagggaagccctataattatatttaaagaataattcatAATGGCCAAGTAGGATTAAtcccaaacatttaaagatgCAAAATTAGAAAGAATTCAGGACGTCGacatgtgaagaaaataaaacattaggaCCATTTCAGTAGGTGCCAAAGTATATgaatctcttctctatgtctgcaaaATCCTTCAACTTAGAAATCTTTGGAGAAGCAGAACCTGCTTCCTATTACAGAAGCTGAAAATGCCAGATACTtgctttcccagactcccttgcagctgggTCACAGGTACAAGACCAATCAGACTCACACCCAGACTCTGAATCAGGAGCGAGTATCACAAAGGGGTAGGGATGATGCAGGATTCTCTCTCTGCAGCTGGGAGGTTGTGGTAACACTTGAGTTCCTGGCTCAGCAGCTGCAGTGGAGCAAGCTTCAGCGAACTGGTCTTGCAGCAGGAGCAGAGATTTGCTCACCAGACTGGTTCTGCAGCCTGGTTCTGGGCACTGCTCCTAGCTACATAGTCCCACGTCTGGTTCTGTAGCCCTCACTGAGAAGTCTGTGAAGTAgccaacatatttttatttttattttggccgcaccatgcggcatgcaggatcttagttccccgaccactgTCCCccacagtggaagcgtggagtcttaaccactggactgccagggaagtccaaaatgtatttttaataaattccttttcaGCCTAAATTAGGCAGAACATTTCCTGTTACTTACAACTAAAAATCCTAATTGGTGCCAGAGTggcaaaaaacccaactgccttAAGGGCCTTACTCCAGGTCAGGGCTTCTGTCTACGCAGCTCTCCCCCTCACTTCTTGCTGCTCAGTGCCTCATTTCCTCCATGTTTTCAAGTACTTTTTGCAGCCGGCAAATTATATAAATGGCAAGTCTATGGATTAACTGCATCTGGCTCAAGTGTCCACCCCTTGTCCAGTCACCAGTCAGCAGATAGGGGCAGGCTCATGCGCCTGCATGGTTCCCCTTCTAGGGACAGTTGataggacattttcatcattgGAAGGAGCCATGGACCAACAGATATGATGCCTGACTTTCTGAAACAGGCACCTAACCTGGTCTTGGGAAATCCTAAAAGGCTTTCCAGAGGAAGAAATTCTGGGCTGGAACTTTCCAGATAAGTAAGAGTTAGACAGAAGGGGATAAGGGGTGAGAAGAAGGGTCCAGGCACAAGAAAGAGAATCACCTAGAGTGAAAGGTGGAGTGTTAAGAGATGGGGCTGGACAGGTGAGCAAGGGTCAGATCACGTAGGACCCTGTAGGCCATGTTAGGGACGTTAGACTCCCTCCTGAGGGCTACAAGGAGCCATTGGTGACTTTCAGGCAGTGGAAGGATATGAGCAAATCTGCATTTCTGAACGACCACTtgggtggggagaaggaggggagtTAGAAAGTTGGGAGAGTATAGGGAAGGCTGCTGCAGTGAAGCAGTGGAGAGAACATGGCACCCTGGACAAGGAATGGTGGCAGGGGGGATGGGAAGGGGTGGGTTTGAGGGGCATTAGGAGGTAAaatcagagacttccctggtggtccagtggttaagactccacgctcccaatgcagggggcctgggttcaatccctggacagaactagatcccgcatgccaccgtgaagatcccacatgaggcaacgaagatcccgtgtgctgcaactaagacccagcgtagccaaataaataaactaattagttaatttttttttttttttttttttttttttttttgcggtatgcgggcctctcactgttgtggcctcccccgctgcggagcacaggctccggacgcgcaggctccggacgcgcaggctcagcggccatggctcacgggcccagccgctccgcggcatatgggatcctcccagaccggggcacgaacccgtatcccctgcatcggcaggcggactcccaaccacttgcgccaccagggaggccctaattagttaatttaaaaaaaaaagaattcttaaaaaaaaaaaaggaggtaaaaTCAGCTGGACTTGGTAGCAGGTTGCATGTGGGAATGGAGGGGTGGAGTTAAAGATGACTATCAGGGAGTTTGTTTGTACTGGCTGAAAGGCTAGATAAACGAGTGGATGACAGAACCACTCACCAGGTTGGACAACTGCAGGAGGATTAGCTGTTTGGAGACACATGATGAGCTCAGTTTTGAACATATTGCTTCAGGGCCTTTGGGAGAGCCAAGAAATCCAAAAGGCAGTGGGACATATGTGTTCGGGTCTCAGGAGAGGGGTCTGGGCTAGAGACAAAGATTTGAGAGTCACTGAGGGACAGGTGGTGGTCGAAGGCAAGGGAATGGATGAGGAGACTCTCAGGTGTTTGTGTAGCATAAGAGAAGAGGAGGGCCAAAGACCGAATAATTTTAACTTATTAATTTTTCATGAAGGGCAGGGGAAGAAGAATCCACAAAGGACACTGAGAAGGGTCAGCCAGAGAGGCAAGACGAAAACCAAGAAAAAATTACTCtcagataaacaacagggtcttactgtgtagcacaaggaactgtattcaacaccctgggataaaccataatggaaaagaatatgaaaaagaatgtgtatatgtgtataactgagtcactttgctgtaacagcagaaattaacacaacattgtaaatcaattatacttcaataaaaaataagcttaaaaataaatttaaaaagaaaaatctaaaaaaggaaaaattactgTCATGAGTCCCAAAGTGGGAGTGGCCACAGGTGTTCAGGCTTCGGAAAACAAGATCATGTGGAGGAGTGCCCAGTGGATGGAGAGGCTTGGGGGTCAACGGTGACCATGGTAAGAACTGAGTCCgtggattgggggtgggggagaaacaGCCTAGagtgggatgaggagggagagggaggtgagGGTAAAAGTTAGGCAGTTTGAAGAATGCcgctgtgggacttccctggcggtccagtggttaagactgcactcccaatgcagagggcatgggttcagggaagatcccgcatgccctgtggtgtggccaaaacaaagaagaaaaaagaacgcGGCTGTGAAGCGGAAATGAGAGGGGCAgctggagaggttttttttaaagctggaagAGAGTGGTGGTTGGAGTCCACTCCCAATCTCCTGGTGTAGAAGGACAGTAGGCAAAAGCAGGACCAAAGGAGGGCTTGGGGAAAGCTGTGGAAGGAGGTGATAAAGGCCTGTGTCCGGGAGCGAGACCGTTCCCCGGGTCCCAGGAGCCCCTATCAGGCTGGCATTtcctccccatctccaccccctTCCTGCCACTGACCAGGCCCTCCCTGGAGCTGGAAGAGAGAAGGACCAAGTCACACCCTGGGAGAAGCTCTGTGGCTCCGGAGGTCTTTCTGCTGGCCTGtaagctggggctgggggaggagggggcctgaGGGATGGATACCAGCCAAAGACCTGGAGCTAGCAGTTTAGGCTTTGGGGggcaaggggaggagaggggagtggATGGGGGGAGGTGTGGGAGCTGAGTTTCTGGAAGGGATCCTGGAGGAGTACTGCCGGGGGGCGGAGGGGTGCCCACTCAAGCCCCCCTTGCCCACAGGTCCCCATGCCTCTCTTCCTCTTGCTGCTCCTGCTGCCAAGCCCTTCACACTCCCACCCCATCTGTGGCATCAGCAAAGTGGCCAGCGAGGTGGAAATGAACTGTGAAAATAAGGGGCTGAAGGCACCGCCTCCAGATCTGCAAGCAGAAACCAACATCCTCCGCCTGGGTGGGAACCCCCTGGGCACCTTCTCCATGGTGTCCGTGGTGAATCTGACTCACCTCACTCAGCTGCACCTGGAGAAGAGCCAGCTGACCAGCCTGCTGACTGACGCGACGCTGCCCCGGCTGGAGACCCTGATTATATCCCACAATACGCTGAGAAGCCTGCCCTTGTTGGGACGGGCGCTGCCAGCACTCTATACCCTGGACGTCTCCTTCAACGAGCTGGCCTCATTGTCTCCTGATGCCCTGAATGGCCTGAGCCACCTCCATGAGCTCTACTTGCGTGGCAACGAGCTGAAGACTCTGCCCCCTGGACTCCTGCAGCCCACACCCAAGCTGAAGAAGCTCAACCTGGCTGAAAACGGGTTGAGTGAGCTGCCCCCTGGGTTCCTGGATGGGTTGGAGGAACTTGACACCCTCTACCTCCAGCGGAACTTGCTGCGCACGATACCAAAGGGCTTCTTTGGGGACCTCCTCCTGCCTTTTGCTTTTTTCCACGACAACACCTGGTTCTGTGACTGTGGGATCCTCTATTTCAGCCACTGGCTGCAGGACAATGCCAACAATGTGTACATATGGAAGGAGGGTGTGGACGCCAAGGCCATGACCCCCAACGTGACGAGCGTGGGGTGTGTCAATTTGCCCAACACGTTTGTCTACACCTACTCAGGAGAGGGCTGCCACACCCCTGGCGACAGGGACAGCATAGACTACGATGTCTACGAAGAGGATGACAAGGTGCCTACCACAAGGGCTGCGGGCAGCTCCTCTACCCACACCAGTGCCCACACCACCCACTGGGGCCTGCTTTACTCAGTGCCACCTGCTCTGCTAGGCCCCCAAGTGTCCTCCTTGCCTCCAACTAAGGAACAGACCACGTTCCGAATTTCTACAGGACCCATCACATTCTCCAAAACTCTCAAACCCACCCCAGAGCCCACAAGCCCGAGCACCCCAGAGCCCACAAGCCCAAGCACCCCAGAGCCCACAGCCCCGAGCACCCCAGAGCCCACAGCCCCGAGCACCCCAGAGCCCACAGCCCCGAGCACCCCAGAGCCCACAAGCCCGAGCACCCCAGATCCCACAGCCCCGAGCACCCCAGAGCCCACAAGCCCGAGCACCCCAGAGCCCACAAGCCCGAGCACCCCAGAGCCCACAGCCCCGAGCACCCCAGAGCCCACAGCCCCCAGCACCCCAGAGCTCACAAGCCTGAGCACCCCAGAGCCCACAGCCCCGAGCACCCCAGAGCCCACAAGCGAGACCTCAGAACCCACCATATCCTTAACCTCCACAAAACCCACTTCACTTCCCACTATCTTAGAGTCCGCCACAGCCACCATCTCTGAATTTGGTAACCTCCTGAAGGCCCAGGGGGTGGCTCAGTGGAATGCGGAGAGTTCCAGAAACGACCCTTTTCTCAACTCTGACTTTTGCTGCCTCTTCCTGGGCTTCTATATCTTGGGTCTCCTCTGGCTCCTGTTTGCCTCTGTGGTCCTCATCCTGCTGCTGTTCTGGGTCCAGCACGTGAAACCACAGGCCCTGGCCACAGTCACGCACACCTCACATCTAGAGCTGCAGAGGGGAAGGCAAGTGACAGTGGCCCGGGCCTGGCTGCTTTTCCTCCAAGGCTCGCTCCCCACTTTCCGCTCTAGCCTCTTCCTGTGGGTGCGGCCTAATGGCCGTGTGGGGCCCCTGCTGGCAGGACGGCGGCCCTCAGCCCTGAGCATGGGTCGTGGTCAGGACCTGCTGGGGACAGTGGCTGTTAGGTACTCCGGCCACAGCCTCTGAGGGGGGGTGGTTTGGGGACCTCGAGAGAGACTCTGATGGGCTTTCCTATTGGGATCTAGCTGGGGGCGGGTGGGTACAGAGTACAGGGTCGGGGGAGGGCTTCGTTACTGCTTCTTTGTCAGGAGCCTCCTCTGCACACCCCGGGCACACAATCCCAGACCCAGCATATCTGGAGAGGTAGTGAGATGGAGAAGTTGGGTGGGTCACAGAACAAAGAGAGCTCCTGATGCTGCATGGACGGCGGGGTTCCCAGACCACTAGGTTGTTACCATCACTTTGGGGAAGTTttaggaaaaagcaaacaacaaacaaTACAGCACAGTTGCCACATGTATCCATGTATTGAAGGAAACTTGGGAAGAGATGTCAAGATATGAGCCCTGATTGTCTCTGGGTGGTATAAATACGGgtggttttattttctattcctcTGCTTAGCATTTTCTGGTTTTCCACCATCATATATTATTtgtatcataaaaataattttaaaatagaatgttCGTTCTTTTGAAGAGGGAAACGAGGCTAGGGCACCGTCACCAGCATTCCCAAGGCCCCAGGTGCCCCACCCTAGTTGCACTGCTCACCCCCAAAAGCTCTAGTCTTAGCCTGCACTTCCCCTGCCTGGGCTGCCTTTTCCCTCCTCCAGGGGTAACCACCCACCAGGCCAACCACAAGCAAGTTCCAGCTCAAGATCCAGAAGTTTCCTGGGAGCTCAGTGGTACTACTGAGGCTATCTGCCTGCCACCTGCAGTACTAGGAGGACGGGTGGGTGCCTCCCAGCACCTGTGGCCTCAGAAACACAGCTCTCCTGCTTTGCCCAGGGCAgcaggacaggggaggggagggcctggCAGTGCCATCTTGGTGGGTTTTACTGAACTACTCTCTGTTTCCTGCTGTCAAGCCTGCAGGTAGGCAGATGGAGCCCAGTTCTCTCCCCTGGTGCCATGGATTCTGCCATTCACCTGACCACCTTGGGTAGGGCTTTCTCTCCTGCCTCCAGCCCAAGCCAACACTTAGGGCCCAGAGAATGGGAGTGAGGGCTGAGCCTTTCTGGCTCCATGGAGACCCCTTCCTCCAGATGGTGCAGGAAGAATCCTCCTAATCTGAAACCCTGACCGCCATCTTTCTCCTGCTCTGAACTCTTCCCGATATAGAGGACAACTCCCGAGCTTGGCGATCGAGGACTTCCGTGCACCAACCCATCTAACAGTGTAGCTTCCCCTCCCACAGCAGACACttcacagcctgtgctccagctATTACAAACTTTGCAGAGATCACCTGCCCCCCCGCGTTTCTCCTCTAAGCCTTTGCTCTCAGTGGGCCAGTAGTGCTGCCCCGCCCCACTTCCCTGGCCAGTCGGGTACTGTGCACCGTCTCCCTTCGCCCAGGCTGGCCCGGGTGCCCCACATCACCCTGCAGCGGTCTGTTGCTGACTCCCAGTTTCCCTGTGTCATCCTCCCCTCTGGACTTGGCACTCCTTAAGGACAAGGTCCAGGCTTCAGGTGGCTCAAAGCGGGCCCTGTGGCCCAGGCCAGCATGTGCACGGAGAGGGTAAGAAAAGAGGCAGAGGTGGGAAGGCCCGGCTGCACCGCCAGGCTGCTGAGCTCAACTTCTTCTACTGACGAGGTTCTGCCAAGGCGACAGTTCCCACCTGCTGTCTGCCTGTCCCCTGGCCTACCTGTCCCCTGGCCTGGCTCGGGAAAAGCCTTCGGGCCTCGTGCTGCCCAGCCCTCCTTCCCATTGACCTTCCTATGCCCTTTTATGCCCCAAGAGGTtcctaagctccttgagggcagggcctgggagtCACAcatctcctaaagaaatggagaaggcAGTCACTCTCCCCAGCTTACAGCCCACATCAAGCCTCCAGGCTCTGGGGGCCTGGCTCTGTGCCCACTCTGCCCCTGACAGGTCAGCCTTCCCCTCTCAGACTCTATTCCCTCCCTCTTCAGGCCGCAGAAACAGTCACCAGACCCCAGAGGTTTTTCCTGGGGATTACATGAGATGACCTGGGCGTCTGTTGCATTCTTGAGCGAGGGGCTGGGAAGCAACACACAGGGCCTGGAGTTTGGGTTTTTCTCACCCTTCAGCTGCTGCAACATGACTGATTTACATAACATTTGCATAAAAACAGCGGgaactttttctttaataatttttcttaaaaactcCAGTTCCTGTTCTCCAGGGGCATCCGCTTCTTTGTCCAGTCTCCTCCCCCTCCTGCGCCCACAGCTCTCCAGATTTGGGGGTGGTGTCATCAATCCAATTTATTGATTACGTCCTCAGTgaggtggaggaaggaagggCCATGTCCTCCCACTGCAGACCTTTGATCATCTTGACAGCTTCGGCTCTCTCCTGTCCCCTCAGctctgccttggtttccccactGAGAAGGGGGACCTTCTGCTGTACTATGTGCCCTGAAACTAATACCCAAGAGGAGGCCAGAAATCTGCAGGGAGCTTCCCACCTCCGTGCAGGGCACAGG
Above is a genomic segment from Mesoplodon densirostris isolate mMesDen1 chromosome 18, mMesDen1 primary haplotype, whole genome shotgun sequence containing:
- the GP1BA gene encoding platelet glycoprotein Ib alpha chain encodes the protein MPLFLLLLLLPSPSHSHPICGISKVASEVEMNCENKGLKAPPPDLQAETNILRLGGNPLGTFSMVSVVNLTHLTQLHLEKSQLTSLLTDATLPRLETLIISHNTLRSLPLLGRALPALYTLDVSFNELASLSPDALNGLSHLHELYLRGNELKTLPPGLLQPTPKLKKLNLAENGLSELPPGFLDGLEELDTLYLQRNLLRTIPKGFFGDLLLPFAFFHDNTWFCDCGILYFSHWLQDNANNVYIWKEGVDAKAMTPNVTSVGCVNLPNTFVYTYSGEGCHTPGDRDSIDYDVYEEDDKVPTTRAAGSSSTHTSAHTTHWGLLYSVPPALLGPQVSSLPPTKEQTTFRISTGPITFSKTLKPTPEPTSPSTPEPTSPSTPEPTAPSTPEPTAPSTPEPTAPSTPEPTSPSTPDPTAPSTPEPTSPSTPEPTSPSTPEPTAPSTPEPTAPSTPELTSLSTPEPTAPSTPEPTSETSEPTISLTSTKPTSLPTILESATATISEFGNLLKAQGVAQWNAESSRNDPFLNSDFCCLFLGFYILGLLWLLFASVVLILLLFWVQHVKPQALATVTHTSHLELQRGRQVTVARAWLLFLQGSLPTFRSSLFLWVRPNGRVGPLLAGRRPSALSMGRGQDLLGTVAVRYSGHSL